Proteins encoded together in one Peribacillus asahii window:
- the aceB gene encoding malate synthase A codes for MVTKVESLEINGEIKPGFEEILTPEALQFIAKIERYFGPRRKELLERRMKVQEEINQGKVPQFLEETKHIREDNWTIDPLPKDLQDRRVEITGPVERKMIIDALNSGANLFIADFEDANSPTWSNCIEGQINLRDAVRRTITFKNSDKKLYKLNEKTAVLTVRPRGWHLEEKHVLLNGQPISASLFDFGLYFFHNAKALMEKGTAPYFYLPKLENHLEARLWNDVFVYAQNDLKIPQSTIKATVLIETILAAFEMDEILYELKEHSAGLNSGRWDYIFSFLKKFRHYNHGIFPDRAQVTMTVPNMRAYSLLVIQTCHNRNAPAIGEMAAQIPVKGDVEKNDKAFAIVRADKEREARDGYDGTWVAHPGMVSIVKEVFDLLVQKPNQIYRKREDIQIKAEDLLEVPTGTITESGLRTNINVGIQYIASWLCGRGAVPIHDLMEDAATAEISRAQVWQWIHHPKGILEDGRNITSELFKSIQQEELENIQAEVGEEAFATGRFIEAAKLFEELSLADDFADFLTNPAYEHLS; via the coding sequence ATGGTTACCAAAGTAGAGAGTCTAGAAATTAATGGGGAGATAAAACCTGGTTTTGAGGAAATTCTTACACCAGAAGCTCTACAATTCATTGCAAAAATTGAACGGTATTTTGGTCCAAGAAGAAAAGAACTTTTAGAAAGACGCATGAAAGTTCAGGAAGAAATCAATCAAGGTAAAGTACCTCAATTTCTAGAAGAAACCAAACATATCCGTGAAGATAACTGGACGATTGATCCACTGCCGAAAGATCTTCAAGATCGCCGTGTAGAAATCACTGGACCAGTTGAGCGGAAGATGATAATCGATGCTTTGAACTCAGGTGCTAATCTTTTTATAGCTGATTTTGAAGATGCGAATTCGCCTACATGGTCGAATTGCATTGAAGGCCAAATCAATTTACGAGATGCAGTTCGTCGAACGATCACCTTCAAAAATTCAGATAAAAAGTTATATAAACTAAACGAAAAAACAGCTGTCTTAACAGTAAGACCTAGAGGATGGCATTTAGAAGAGAAGCATGTGCTTTTAAATGGCCAACCGATTTCAGCCAGCCTTTTCGATTTTGGACTCTATTTCTTTCACAATGCAAAAGCATTGATGGAAAAAGGGACAGCACCATACTTTTATCTTCCCAAATTGGAGAATCATCTTGAAGCGAGACTATGGAATGATGTGTTCGTTTATGCACAAAATGATTTAAAAATCCCACAAAGTACAATTAAAGCAACTGTACTAATCGAAACAATTTTAGCCGCTTTTGAAATGGATGAGATTCTATATGAATTGAAAGAACATTCAGCTGGCTTGAATAGTGGGCGATGGGATTACATATTCAGCTTCTTGAAAAAATTCCGTCACTATAATCATGGTATTTTCCCGGATAGGGCACAAGTTACGATGACAGTACCGAATATGAGAGCATATTCCTTGCTCGTAATCCAAACGTGTCACAACCGAAATGCTCCGGCAATCGGTGAAATGGCTGCACAAATTCCAGTGAAAGGTGATGTCGAAAAGAACGATAAAGCTTTTGCTATAGTGCGTGCAGACAAAGAGCGTGAAGCGAGAGATGGGTATGATGGAACATGGGTAGCTCACCCTGGCATGGTCAGTATTGTAAAAGAAGTATTTGACTTGCTTGTTCAAAAGCCCAACCAAATCTATCGTAAACGTGAGGATATACAAATAAAAGCAGAGGACTTATTGGAAGTCCCAACAGGAACGATCACTGAAAGCGGTTTACGTACTAACATTAATGTTGGCATTCAATATATTGCTTCTTGGTTATGCGGTCGAGGAGCGGTTCCTATTCACGATTTAATGGAAGATGCCGCGACAGCAGAAATTTCAAGAGCGCAAGTATGGCAATGGATTCATCATCCAAAGGGAATTCTTGAGGATGGTCGAAACATTACAAGTGAGCTATTCAAATCGATCCAACAAGAAGAGTTAGAAAACATTCAAGCGGAAGTAGGGGAAGAAGCATTCGCAACAGGGAGATTCATCGAAGCCGCCAAGCTGTTTGAAGAATTGAGTTTAGCTGATGACTTTGCCGATTTTTTAACGAATCCGGCATATGAACATCTTTCATAA
- a CDS encoding CotS family spore coat protein, producing the protein MDTIFSEVVKSVIAYYPVEVKNIYLLSFKGKKAVWSIETDIGELIIKKVPFDEDHITFMVHAIDYLRDNGIYTPSVIKAHSGEGFVKVDGEYFVVFEAVHGRSPEYEYENELLMILKGMAAFHQASKGIESPTGKFPSFLLTEWKSDLKRRYERLVQLKEQRLQATDHNEFDRQFLLHVDTFLQQCQTSISMLNDPTFDQWVEETKVTKSLCHQDYAAGNLAIGSDGNLYVYDMDSLTVDLPIRDMRKILNKVMKKETAWDLERMIKMMKAYQEVHPLTKEQYHILAADILFPHLFYGQVTKYYDKREAKWTLQKHISRIKDMAATEISKEKVVQDFLTRLDEVVQNG; encoded by the coding sequence ATGGATACGATATTTTCAGAAGTGGTAAAAAGCGTAATCGCTTACTACCCTGTTGAAGTAAAGAATATTTATTTATTGTCTTTTAAAGGGAAGAAGGCGGTCTGGTCGATTGAAACGGATATTGGTGAGTTGATTATAAAAAAGGTTCCGTTTGATGAAGACCATATTACATTTATGGTGCATGCGATTGATTATTTAAGAGATAACGGTATTTACACACCGAGTGTTATCAAAGCTCATTCGGGAGAAGGGTTTGTAAAGGTAGATGGTGAATATTTTGTCGTTTTTGAAGCGGTTCATGGAAGATCACCAGAATACGAGTATGAAAATGAATTGTTGATGATTTTAAAGGGAATGGCTGCTTTTCATCAAGCTTCTAAAGGAATTGAATCTCCAACAGGAAAATTTCCTTCTTTTCTATTAACAGAGTGGAAATCAGATTTGAAAAGAAGATACGAGAGGTTAGTACAACTGAAGGAACAGCGGTTACAGGCGACGGACCATAATGAGTTTGATCGGCAATTTTTACTGCATGTCGATACATTTTTACAGCAGTGTCAAACTTCCATTTCAATGTTGAACGATCCAACATTTGATCAATGGGTGGAAGAAACGAAGGTAACGAAATCATTATGCCACCAAGACTATGCTGCAGGAAACCTTGCAATAGGCAGTGATGGAAACCTCTATGTGTATGATATGGACTCTCTAACAGTTGACCTCCCTATTCGTGATATGAGAAAAATTTTAAACAAGGTGATGAAGAAAGAAACAGCTTGGGATTTGGAACGCATGATCAAGATGATGAAGGCGTATCAAGAGGTTCATCCATTAACGAAAGAGCAGTATCATATCCTTGCTGCAGATATTTTATTTCCGCATTTATTTTATGGACAAGTCACGAAATACTACGATAAAAGAGAAGCGAAATGGACGCTTCAAAAGCATATTTCCCGAATCAAGGACATGGCTGCTACAGAAATAAGTAAAGAAAAAGTTGTCCAAGACTTTCTAACACGATTAGACGAGGTGGTTCAGAATGGATGA
- the aceA gene encoding isocitrate lyase translates to MREERAKQLQQSWENDARWKGITRPYSAEDVIKLRGSIDIEHTLARRGSEKLWNLLHTEDYINALGALTGNQAMQQVKAGLKAIYLSGWQVAADANIAGQMYPDQSLYPANSVPQVVKRINQTLQRADQISYSEGNTDIDWFAPIVADAEAGFGGALNVFELMKGMIEAGASGVHFEDQLSSEKKCGHLGGKVLLPTQTAVRNLVSARLAADVMGTPTLLIARTDADAADLITDNIDPVDAPFITGERTPEGFYRTKAGLDQAIARGLAYAPYADLIWCETSEPNLEEARRFAEAIHEKFPGKLLAYNCSPSFNWKAKLSDEEIASYQKEIGKLGYKFQFVTLAGFHSLNHSMFNLALGYKERGMAAYSELQQAEFASEKDGYTATRHQREVGTGYFDEVAQVVSGGTSSTTALAGSTEAEQFQTSNK, encoded by the coding sequence ATGAGAGAAGAAAGAGCAAAACAATTACAACAAAGCTGGGAAAACGATGCAAGATGGAAAGGGATTACTCGTCCTTATTCTGCTGAAGATGTTATCAAATTAAGAGGATCAATCGATATTGAACATACATTAGCTCGTCGCGGTTCAGAAAAATTATGGAACCTTCTTCATACAGAAGATTACATTAACGCACTTGGTGCACTTACAGGTAACCAAGCAATGCAACAAGTAAAAGCTGGTTTAAAAGCAATCTACTTAAGTGGTTGGCAAGTGGCTGCGGATGCAAACATTGCAGGTCAAATGTACCCTGACCAAAGCTTGTACCCAGCAAACTCTGTACCACAAGTAGTAAAACGTATTAACCAAACATTACAACGTGCTGACCAAATCTCTTACTCTGAAGGAAACACAGACATCGATTGGTTCGCACCAATTGTTGCCGATGCAGAAGCTGGTTTCGGTGGAGCACTTAACGTATTCGAATTAATGAAAGGTATGATTGAAGCAGGTGCTTCAGGCGTTCACTTCGAAGATCAACTTTCTTCTGAGAAAAAATGTGGTCACTTAGGTGGGAAAGTTCTTCTACCAACTCAAACAGCTGTACGTAACTTAGTCTCTGCTCGTTTAGCTGCGGACGTAATGGGTACACCAACACTCTTAATCGCACGTACAGATGCTGACGCTGCAGATTTAATCACAGATAATATTGATCCAGTTGATGCACCATTTATCACTGGTGAGCGTACACCAGAAGGATTCTACCGTACAAAAGCTGGTCTTGATCAAGCGATTGCTCGTGGTCTTGCTTATGCACCATATGCTGACCTTATCTGGTGTGAAACGTCTGAGCCGAACCTTGAAGAAGCTCGTCGCTTTGCCGAGGCAATTCATGAGAAATTCCCTGGTAAACTACTTGCTTACAACTGTTCACCATCATTCAACTGGAAAGCTAAACTTAGCGATGAAGAAATTGCTAGCTACCAAAAAGAAATTGGTAAGTTAGGATATAAATTCCAATTCGTTACACTTGCTGGTTTCCACTCATTAAATCACAGCATGTTCAATCTTGCTTTAGGTTACAAAGAGCGCGGAATGGCTGCTTACTCAGAGCTTCAACAAGCTGAATTCGCAAGTGAAAAAGACGGTTACACAGCAACTCGTCACCAACGTGAAGTTGGAACTGGTTACTTTGATGAAGTAGCACAAGTTGTATCTGGTGGAACGTCTTCTACAACAGCACTTGCTGGTTCAACAGAGGCGGAACAATTTCAAACATCTAATAAATAA
- a CDS encoding CotS family spore coat protein, whose translation MDEAMKNLNLGKHLMAVHYPSLEVFDIEVIQDEPIKTIWKAETSIGTVCLKRIRKSIPIVKFTTAAQDYLYAKGALVAGIIPTKENELFFVHEGYGLVLYEWIDGSDLEMEEVEEHAFAGLQGLAQFHKDTVGFVPPSDCQTSNRMGVWPHHYNKMLEEMKQWKIEAEKKTTPFEQAYVKLADEMIQLAEQATQMFQNSCYFEWVDEIGEYGYMCHQDYGKGNALQTEKGVYVLDLDNVTYDIPLRDVRKLITKRMEEIGAWDVSELERLVNSYESIFPLTEEQRKILYIDMLYPHQFYGCVKNPFKKGKEGEEKKILKNYRLEMEKLPALRQVLNIN comes from the coding sequence ATGGATGAGGCGATGAAAAATCTTAATTTAGGAAAGCACTTGATGGCGGTGCATTATCCTTCTCTTGAAGTATTCGATATAGAGGTTATTCAAGACGAACCGATTAAAACGATTTGGAAAGCAGAGACATCGATAGGGACTGTTTGTTTAAAACGGATTAGGAAGTCCATCCCCATTGTGAAATTCACAACTGCAGCGCAAGACTATCTTTATGCTAAAGGCGCCCTCGTTGCGGGTATTATTCCAACGAAGGAAAATGAGCTCTTTTTTGTTCACGAAGGGTATGGCCTAGTGTTATACGAATGGATTGACGGAAGTGACTTGGAAATGGAAGAAGTCGAGGAGCATGCTTTTGCGGGATTACAGGGGCTAGCTCAATTTCATAAAGATACAGTAGGGTTTGTACCGCCTTCCGATTGTCAAACATCCAACCGAATGGGGGTCTGGCCTCATCACTATAACAAAATGCTTGAAGAAATGAAACAATGGAAAATTGAAGCGGAAAAGAAGACAACCCCTTTTGAACAAGCATATGTCAAGCTGGCGGACGAAATGATTCAGCTGGCCGAACAGGCTACTCAGATGTTTCAAAATTCATGTTATTTTGAATGGGTTGATGAAATTGGGGAATATGGTTATATGTGTCATCAAGATTATGGAAAAGGAAATGCCCTTCAAACGGAAAAAGGAGTGTACGTTTTAGATCTTGATAATGTAACGTATGATATTCCATTGCGAGATGTACGCAAACTAATTACGAAACGCATGGAGGAAATTGGGGCTTGGGATGTATCTGAATTAGAACGTTTGGTGAACTCCTATGAATCTATTTTTCCGTTAACGGAAGAGCAAAGAAAGATTCTCTATATTGATATGTTGTATCCTCATCAATTTTACGGTTGTGTAAAAAATCCTTTCAAAAAAGGTAAAGAAGGCGAAGAAAAGAAAATACTAAAAAATTACCGACTTGAAATGGAAAAACTTCCTGCTTTGCGCCAAGTATTGAACATAAATTAA
- a CDS encoding UDP-glucose dehydrogenase family protein translates to MEICVVGAGYVGLTSAAVLADCGHSVCCVDTNREKIQLLNQGEVPIFEPGLKELIINNRNRLTFSTSVKENIGKYPVVFIAVGTPSAPDGQTDLTYVDSVVDLIANSITSYKTIITKSTVPPGTNEGIFHKLIQKGVNPQLFNIVSNPEFLREGTAIADMLHADKIVVGKQKDDQKSLDIIKEIYQKIDAPYIVTTLSGAEMIKYASNAFLATKISFINEIARICDKYDVNVEDVRKGIGLDPRINPHFLQSGLGYGGSCFPKDVRSLEHSALKKRVTPIILQAVQSVNYTQVDYYIEKLLTVIPDFTEMTIAVLGIAFKPQTDDTRYSPAVQLIERLSAMNPMVHTYDPKARLPFAKKENVVQCENITQAITGSDCIIIATDWDEFKQMDWMEIKKLMNGHCIVDARNCIDPESVEQYGLRYIGVARS, encoded by the coding sequence ATGGAAATATGTGTAGTAGGGGCTGGTTATGTCGGATTAACATCCGCTGCTGTACTTGCCGATTGTGGCCATTCTGTTTGCTGTGTAGATACAAATAGAGAGAAGATACAATTGCTGAATCAAGGAGAGGTACCTATTTTTGAACCAGGTTTAAAAGAATTGATTATAAACAATAGAAATCGCTTAACTTTTAGTACCTCTGTTAAAGAAAATATAGGAAAATATCCAGTTGTTTTTATTGCTGTTGGAACTCCTTCAGCTCCAGATGGTCAAACAGATTTAACATATGTTGATTCAGTTGTTGACTTGATTGCTAATTCTATCACTTCTTATAAAACGATTATTACAAAAAGTACTGTACCCCCTGGGACAAATGAAGGGATTTTTCATAAGTTGATTCAAAAAGGTGTGAATCCGCAATTATTTAATATTGTCTCAAACCCTGAATTTTTACGAGAGGGTACAGCGATTGCTGACATGTTACATGCTGATAAGATTGTAGTAGGAAAACAAAAGGATGATCAAAAGTCACTCGATATTATAAAAGAAATCTATCAAAAAATAGATGCTCCATATATTGTTACGACATTATCCGGGGCGGAAATGATTAAGTATGCGTCCAATGCTTTTTTAGCTACAAAAATCTCGTTTATAAATGAGATTGCTAGAATTTGTGATAAGTATGATGTCAATGTTGAGGATGTGAGAAAAGGGATTGGTTTAGATCCAAGAATTAATCCACATTTTTTACAATCAGGGCTTGGTTATGGCGGCTCATGTTTTCCAAAGGATGTTCGTTCTTTAGAACACAGTGCATTAAAGAAAAGGGTAACACCGATTATTTTACAGGCTGTTCAATCAGTGAATTACACGCAAGTGGACTACTATATAGAAAAACTATTAACGGTTATTCCGGATTTTACTGAAATGACGATTGCTGTTTTAGGAATTGCTTTTAAGCCGCAGACAGATGATACAAGGTATTCACCAGCTGTTCAGTTGATTGAAAGATTAAGCGCTATGAATCCTATGGTGCATACGTATGATCCAAAAGCTCGCCTTCCGTTTGCTAAAAAAGAGAATGTGGTTCAATGTGAGAATATCACTCAAGCTATTACAGGATCGGACTGTATCATTATTGCTACTGACTGGGATGAATTTAAACAGATGGATTGGATGGAAATAAAAAAATTAATGAACGGTCATTGCATAGTCGATGCTAGAAACTGTATTGACCCAGAGTCTGTCGAGCAATATGGATTAAGGTATATTGGAGTGGCTCGCTCATGA
- a CDS encoding NAD-dependent epimerase/dehydratase family protein — protein sequence MKILVTGAAGFIGSHLCEKLLTDSGNEVIGVDTFIGPTPRKLKQQNVQNLLQQSRFQLLEVDLLTVDLKSMLSDVDVIYHLAGMPGVRSSWGKDFDPYVTNNILVTQRLLEAAKDLPLKKFIYASTSSVYGEKVGKVTEDAYLTPLSPYGITKLTGEHLCHVYLRSYNVPVVTVRFFTVYGPRQRPDMAFHRFIAQILKGEPLTIFGDGNQSRDFTYISDCIEGIVPLAYQEGLIGQTINIGGKERATVNEVIALIEQITGKQASFHYSETVSGEPRHTWADISNAQKLLGYNPNISLKEGLAKEVDYIHFVYRI from the coding sequence ATGAAAATATTAGTTACGGGTGCTGCGGGATTTATTGGTTCTCATCTATGCGAAAAGCTGCTAACGGATTCGGGGAATGAAGTGATTGGAGTTGATACATTTATCGGGCCGACGCCTAGGAAGTTAAAACAACAAAACGTACAAAACCTCTTACAACAGTCGCGATTTCAATTACTCGAAGTAGATTTATTAACCGTTGACTTAAAAAGCATGCTTTCTGATGTTGATGTGATTTATCATTTAGCCGGAATGCCAGGTGTCCGCTCGAGTTGGGGAAAAGATTTTGATCCTTATGTTACGAACAATATTTTAGTAACCCAACGTCTTTTAGAAGCCGCGAAAGACCTACCTCTTAAAAAATTTATCTATGCTTCAACATCCTCTGTGTATGGTGAAAAAGTAGGGAAAGTAACAGAAGATGCCTATCTTACACCTCTTTCTCCATATGGAATTACAAAGCTTACAGGAGAACATTTATGTCATGTGTATTTGAGAAGTTATAACGTTCCTGTTGTAACGGTCCGGTTCTTTACCGTATATGGACCAAGACAGCGTCCTGATATGGCGTTCCATCGATTTATTGCTCAAATTCTTAAAGGAGAACCATTAACGATTTTTGGAGATGGAAACCAATCAAGAGATTTCACCTATATAAGTGACTGTATTGAGGGCATTGTTCCTCTTGCCTACCAGGAAGGGTTGATTGGCCAGACAATTAATATTGGTGGAAAAGAACGGGCGACTGTTAATGAAGTAATTGCTCTTATCGAACAAATAACAGGGAAACAAGCAAGCTTTCACTATTCGGAAACTGTTAGTGGGGAGCCGCGTCATACATGGGCTGATATTTCTAATGCGCAAAAGCTATTAGGCTATAACCCAAATATTTCTCTAAAAGAGGGTCTGGCTAAAGAAGTAGATTATATCCATTTTGTATATCGGATATGA
- a CDS encoding FxsA family protein, whose translation MKYMLFLLIALPVVEIAILLLSGHLIGIWPTLLLIIITGVFGVFLAKRQGVETLRKAQEQMRYGSMPGHEIIDGICILIGGVFLLLPGFVSDIIGIILLLPMTRNLFKPLVIGFIMNRMNRGRVNIIRYK comes from the coding sequence ATGAAATATATGTTGTTTTTACTCATTGCGCTGCCGGTCGTTGAAATTGCCATCCTATTGTTAAGTGGTCATTTAATTGGTATATGGCCAACGCTTCTTTTGATAATCATTACAGGCGTATTCGGTGTGTTTTTAGCGAAACGACAAGGAGTAGAAACATTGCGTAAAGCGCAGGAGCAAATGCGCTATGGTTCGATGCCAGGGCATGAAATCATCGACGGCATCTGTATTTTAATCGGTGGTGTTTTTCTGCTCTTACCTGGCTTTGTATCAGATATCATTGGAATTATTTTATTGTTGCCAATGACGCGCAATTTGTTTAAACCGCTTGTTATTGGGTTTATTATGAATAGAATGAATCGAGGAAGAGTCAATATTATTCGTTATAAATAG
- a CDS encoding glycosyltransferase family 4 protein, whose amino-acid sequence MLIHGVTPHLSQNHDLTIFCITDPDLPNREIVNGVEYIRVPRENYVFNIGQELSKKQADKEYYDVIHVFNRPRDVLIYKTAMPKSRFVLSLHNEMFKEKKISTEMGNLVVRAMDKIMSISEYIGTTITSRFPLAKSKVKAVYSGIDLKKYKPIWSEEAQNLRRELRQKYGVEDKKVILFVGRLSAVKGPDLLLQAMKQVLKKHPNSALVIIGSKWFSDDRIDDYGLKLRQLAEELGENKVIFTGFVPPSEIPAHFLVGDLFVCSSQWQEPLARVHYEAMGAGLPVITTNRGGNAEIINHLHNGILIDDYANFEAFADAISYLLSNEKEAHSIAKAGREFVESNFGFEHVAKRLEDLYVSAMKKKKS is encoded by the coding sequence GTGCTTATCCACGGAGTGACACCTCATTTAAGTCAAAACCATGACTTGACGATATTCTGCATTACAGACCCCGACCTTCCTAATCGAGAAATCGTAAATGGTGTCGAATATATTCGAGTTCCGCGTGAGAATTATGTGTTCAATATCGGACAAGAGTTATCAAAAAAACAAGCAGATAAAGAATATTATGATGTCATACATGTATTCAATCGTCCTCGTGATGTTCTCATCTATAAGACTGCCATGCCAAAGAGTCGATTTGTATTGAGTCTGCATAATGAAATGTTTAAAGAAAAAAAAATCTCCACAGAAATGGGGAATTTGGTCGTTAGAGCCATGGATAAAATTATGAGTATTAGCGAGTATATCGGAACAACGATTACCTCGCGCTTCCCATTAGCAAAAAGTAAGGTGAAGGCTGTCTATTCGGGAATTGATTTAAAAAAATATAAACCGATTTGGAGCGAGGAGGCACAGAATTTACGAAGGGAACTGCGGCAAAAGTATGGGGTAGAGGATAAGAAAGTAATTTTATTCGTCGGTCGCTTAAGTGCGGTGAAAGGTCCTGACCTTCTCTTACAGGCGATGAAACAAGTGCTTAAAAAGCATCCTAATTCAGCCTTAGTCATAATAGGAAGTAAATGGTTTAGTGATGATAGAATTGATGATTACGGATTGAAACTGCGTCAACTAGCTGAAGAGTTAGGTGAGAATAAGGTCATTTTTACCGGTTTTGTGCCTCCGAGTGAAATTCCTGCACATTTTTTGGTTGGGGATCTTTTTGTATGTAGTTCTCAGTGGCAGGAGCCCCTTGCTCGTGTTCATTATGAAGCGATGGGTGCTGGGTTGCCGGTTATTACGACGAATCGCGGTGGAAACGCAGAGATTATAAACCATCTTCATAATGGAATTTTGATTGATGATTATGCGAATTTCGAGGCGTTTGCCGATGCTATTTCCTATTTATTATCTAATGAGAAAGAAGCACATTCTATTGCCAAGGCAGGCCGGGAGTTTGTGGAATCAAACTTTGGATTTGAGCATGTAGCTAAACGTTTAGAAGATCTTTACGTGTCTGCTATGAAAAAGAAAAAATCTTAG
- a CDS encoding UTP--glucose-1-phosphate uridylyltransferase yields the protein MIKKAIIPAAGFGTRSLPVTKVIPKEMFPIGDKPSIQYVVEEAISAGIEQILIIVSRSKNLIVDYFDYSLELEMFLKKTNKEFLLHQLNIPDIQIVYTRQSAAKGLGDAIRLGKHFVGNDAFAVLLPDDIIVGGGLKELIDIYEKKNSHVIGLTKVEEQFLKNYGVIDGKPAAPDLYELVNIIEKPQQNAPSNLAVVGRYIFTPAIMKALENLEPGIGGEIQLTDAIKKVLQEDKGYGKVLSGTRYDIGSTADYLALQNYVFNQKHE from the coding sequence ATGATAAAAAAAGCCATCATACCTGCTGCCGGTTTTGGTACAAGGAGCCTACCAGTCACAAAAGTTATTCCAAAAGAGATGTTTCCTATCGGAGACAAGCCTTCTATCCAGTATGTCGTAGAAGAAGCCATTTCGGCTGGTATCGAGCAAATCTTAATCATTGTCTCGCGCTCCAAAAACTTAATCGTAGACTATTTTGATTATTCGTTAGAATTAGAAATGTTTCTAAAAAAAACAAATAAAGAGTTCTTATTACATCAATTAAACATCCCGGATATTCAAATTGTTTATACTCGACAATCAGCTGCAAAAGGACTTGGTGATGCCATTCGTCTTGGGAAACATTTCGTAGGGAACGATGCGTTTGCCGTACTGCTTCCGGATGATATTATCGTTGGCGGCGGATTAAAAGAGTTAATAGACATATATGAGAAAAAAAATAGTCATGTGATTGGTTTAACAAAAGTAGAAGAGCAATTTTTAAAAAATTATGGGGTCATTGATGGGAAACCTGCAGCTCCAGACCTCTATGAACTTGTAAATATTATAGAAAAACCGCAACAAAACGCCCCATCCAACCTCGCTGTAGTCGGCCGTTATATATTTACCCCCGCCATTATGAAAGCGTTAGAAAACCTGGAGCCAGGCATTGGAGGAGAAATTCAATTAACAGATGCTATTAAAAAGGTCCTTCAAGAGGACAAGGGTTACGGAAAAGTCCTTTCAGGCACTAGATATGACATCGGATCAACAGCTGATTATCTCGCTTTACAAAATTATGTATTTAATCAAAAACATGAATGA